Proteins from a genomic interval of Benincasa hispida cultivar B227 chromosome 7, ASM972705v1, whole genome shotgun sequence:
- the LOC120081003 gene encoding uncharacterized protein LOC120081003, producing MLFLTCCLRQCETQGHNRIPSANQRSGGSIQQGDEIHIREGGQHLSKGLNTEIKRGSLGLQNRIQDTQWHVSLCVSLWKGISPIETRAQGAMGPEKVKLGYSKCREARKLQLNKLVEWRFTEYENAKLYKERTKRWHDNKICKKDLAIGQRVLLFNSHLRLFLGKLKSRWSKPFVVCEVFLHGEVQLMNEDGSNVFKVNEQRVKPYYGGSVDRDKETIDLGRQA from the coding sequence ATGTTATTTCTAACTTGCTGCTTAAGACAATGTGAAACACAAGGTCAcaaccgcataccatccgctaACCAACGATCAGGTGGAAGTATCCAACAGGGAGATGAAATCCATATTAGAGAAGGTGGTCAACACCTTTCGAAAGGATTGAACACAGAGATTAAACGAGGCTCTTTGGGCCTACAGAACCGCATTCAAGACACCCAATGGCATGTCTCCTTATGTGTTAGTCTTTGGAAAGGCATATCTCCCATCGAAACTAGAGCACAAGGTGCAATGGGCCCTGAAAAAGTTAAACTTGGATATAGCAAGTGCAGGGAGGCTCGAAAACTCCAACTGAACAAATTGGTAGAATGGCGGTTCACCGAATACGAGAATGCAAAGCTCTACAAGGAACGAACTAAGCGGTGGCATGACAACAAGATTTGTAAGAAAGATCTAGCTATTGGCCAGCGAGTGTTACTTTTTAACTCTCATCTTCGTCTTTTTCTAGGTAAGCTTAAATCGAGGTGGTCCAAACCATTCGTTGTGTGTGAAGTTTTCCTCCATGGAGAGGTGCAATTGATGAATGAAGATGGCAGTAATGTCTTTAAGGTCAATGAACAGCGAGTGAAGCCTTATTATGGAGGCTCTGTGGATCGTGACAAGGAAACCATTGACCTAGGCAGGCAAGCTTGA